AACAACCATACACAAGGACGCAAACTCAACCTTGTGACAAGCCCACACAAGGACGCAAGTACAACCTTGCGTGCCTAGAAGCCATACGCAAGAACACTCTTgcgacacgcaaggacgcaaggcatgTCTTGCGTCCGAGACAGTAACAGAAAACAACATTAAATAGCCATTGTTTATTGCAATAATTTAACATACAACTTTTTTAATTTGCTGGGCTGTACCTTCTCAATGGGTTTTCTGTACCCAGGTGTTGTGAATGGGGACCTTAATACACCAGTTGGCTTTCTTTCTCTGATTCCACGTCGAATGTGCATTGGAGACGGCCTTTCAGTCTCATTATCAGACAAAGATCGATTGAAACACATATCATCATCCTAAACacaataaataacataagtaataaataaatcaataaatcaattcaattaataccaaaataataataaataaatcaacataaatcaattcaattcaatgtacctgatattgttgttgttgttgttgttgttgcgataaaAGTTCTTCGTGTTGCATAACAAGTTTTTTGTAATCAATTAACTCTTTCTCTTGTTTGTCCACCCACTTTGTCAACAACTCTAACATATGATGTAAATTGTGTACATCGTGAAGGCCCTCTGTATGAACATCTTCTGTTGAATGCTTGTGGTGTGTCTGCTCAGACCCATCAATAACTGGATCATCGGTATCAACTTCATCATCCTGGACCTCAACCTCGATCTCATCTTCTGGTACCTTTCCTCCTCTAAAGTACACGTCACTCTGAATCCACCATTGACAATTCTGCTCTGTTTCAGTTGGCTGCAGACCACGAAAAGGTCTCTTTTTCTTGGGACACTCATCCtacaattaattattaattatttaataatcaAATAAGAATATTAGCAGAAACCAATACGCAAAGACGCAAAGAAAAGCTTGCGTCCATGTACGCAAGGATGCAAACAACTCTTGCGTTGAGGAACAAaaccacacgcaaggacgcaaggtccaCCTTGCGTCTACATAaaaacacacgcaaggacgcaagggatACCTTGCGCCCATACCAGAACCTGTCTGTAAACAGATAACAGATAAACTATGCAACAATTTAGGATAGGCTAACATTTTAAAAATGTAACTAACCTGAATATGTAGGAGTTTAAGGTATTCAGACATTCCAAATGACTCGgcagatgaacgcttccaaaaAAGAGCCCTCGATACTCCATTCTTGTCAGTCTTTTTTGCAAACGgtttaatggtacgacggtaagactcgagaatccaaatctacaaataaaaaaataattaatttaatttatgttacatcttaaatattaacattaaataaCAAATATTCAACCATTTACCTTGAAAGCCCACATAAATCCCGCCAAAGTGTACGCCTTtccactctctaattggctttcacGAATAACAAAGCCTTCACTAACCGCTTCGTAAGTTGGCtcccaaatacgagacccccatgggtactgATTAACACGCGATAACTCTTCGACTAGCCATAAAAACTTTTTATTCACAACATGGATCCTTTGTTTACCCATAAAACCTCTCTCTACAATCAAGATAATTGCTAATCGCACCACATCATCGTCACTAATACGACTGTGATCAGATTTTAAAAGCATCTTTTCAACATCACTAATCAAAACATTTTGAgaatctttaaaacccttaaataaaCGTCGTCTAATAGGTGCGGTCTGGACGTCATAATTCTTcgggatgtaatgtgccatgtccgtccggCTACTAAACAAAAAACCCGTCACAAGACAAAATTCACGGCGACCAAATCTAATCAAAAAATTGTTCTGAAAATGAAACCATATACCCTCATGCTCATCGGGGTACTTAACATTATCCAGTCTTTCCGGCCGCACACTCTTCCGTTGAAGCATGCAATGTACAAGCCCGGGATCATTACCAaagtattctagatctaaccatggACCAAAACACGTTTCTTTAAACTTTTTAATTTGATTCTCAGTCATGACCTTCTTCACATCCCCTATAACGCTCAACTTATTCTTCATCGTTAACTTTCCTTCCACAAATCCCTGCATAAGTAACTTTAAAACCAGCAGAAAGTacaaggacgcaaggacgcaagataaaaCTTGCGTCCGTTTAATAGACCAACGCAAGGACGCAAAGACATGTTTCTGgcgacacgcaaggacgcaaatatAACCTTGCGTCCACTAACGATGCGTACTCAAGCACGCAAACTAGGCCTTGCGTCTGATTAATTTTCATAATTTTACGAGCAGTTTATGTATGTTTCACTCGACCATATAACCTAAAATACAGTTGCATGTCATAAAACAACGATTGTACTTCATAAACACAAATACACCTCGAAGAGACATTTCATCGAGCAGTTGGTGTGCACATTTATACAATTCGCATCGAACCCAAAATAAACCGATAAAACACACATAAATAACAAAGTAATCACTAACCTGGGTGCTCGCCATCGTAGAGAGGTTGATTCCTTGATTATTAGCTTGATTACCTCGTAAAAACCCGATTTATTTTGCATGAAAACCCTAATACTTTGTGTAAAC
This genomic stretch from Rutidosis leptorrhynchoides isolate AG116_Rl617_1_P2 chromosome 11, CSIRO_AGI_Rlap_v1, whole genome shotgun sequence harbors:
- the LOC139874576 gene encoding uncharacterized protein, with the protein product MASTQGFVEGKLTMKNKLSVIGDVKKVMTENQIKKFKETCFGPWLDLEYFGNDPGLVHCMLQRKSVRPERLDNVKYPDEHEGIWFHFQNNFLIRFGRREFCLVTGFLFSSRTDMAHYIPKNYDVQTAPIRRRLFKGFKDSQNVLISDVEKMLLKSDHSRISDDDVVRLAIILIVERGFMGKQRIHVVNKKFLWLVEELSRVNQYPWGSRIWEPTYEAVSEGFVIRESQLESGKAYTLAGFMWAFKIWILESYRRTIKPFAKKTDKNGVSRALFWKRSSAESFGMSEYLKLLHIQDECPKKKRPFRGLQPTETEQNCQWWIQSDVYFRGGKVPEDEIEVEVQDDEVDTDDPVIDGSEQTHHKHSTEDVHTEGLHDVHNLHHMLELLTKWVDKQEKELIDYKKLVMQHEELLSQQQQQQQQYQDDDMCFNRSLSDNETERPSPMHIRRGIRERKPTGVLRSPFTTPGYRKPIEKLSKDVIEKVESMNAVKLGTEEDQGQQQINEDVVPMDTDAAAEVSVDKQPVKVTKRKRKEQDWATEEEIWG